A genome region from Cerasicoccus sp. TK19100 includes the following:
- a CDS encoding ATP synthase F0 subunit C, whose amino-acid sequence MIETLAEITGSIHLGLQGGLGCLAAAFGVGMVGTKAVEAVGRNPGASGKVLVQSIIGMALAEAVAFYALFLGRS is encoded by the coding sequence ATGATCGAAACACTCGCAGAAATCACTGGTAGCATTCACCTCGGTTTGCAGGGCGGCCTCGGCTGTCTCGCAGCTGCTTTCGGCGTAGGCATGGTTGGCACCAAGGCTGTTGAAGCCGTTGGCCGCAACCCCGGCGCTTCCGGTAAGGTGCTCGTCCAGTCCATCATCGGTATGGCGCTCGCAGAAGCGGTCGCGTTCTACGCACTGTTCCTCGGTCGCAGCTAA
- the atpA gene encoding F0F1 ATP synthase subunit alpha — MSSVLEQIQQEIAKLETKTVKTNVGKITSVFDGVAKLDGLSGCMYNEMIEFPGGVYGIALNLEEDEVGVVVLGDYSHLKEGDEAKATGRLLSVPVGKPLLGRVVDALGQAIDGKGAIESDTTYPVEKIAPGIIPRKSVDQPVQTGIMAIDAMIPIGRGQRELIIGDRATGKTTITIDTIINQANINNQHKKEDGTFEEGFRPMYSIYVAVGQKQSNIARTIKALEDSGAMEYCTIVAAPAADNPANQYIAPFAGAAMGEYYMENGMDALIVYDDLSKHAASYRQISLILKRPAGREAYPGDVFYLHSRLLERSARVNEDNGNGSLTALPIIETQAGDVSAYIPTNVISITDGQVFLETDLFNQGIRPAVSVGLSVSRVGSAAQVKAMKQVAGKLKGELAQYRELAAFAQFGSDLDAQTKSILEKGDRLVELFKQPPLSPKKAEEQIALIWAMQEGFFSDIEVKRVRDAVQSLHEFLSTAKQDVLDAVRGGGKIGDEVAGKLKSAVEEWKRSFK, encoded by the coding sequence ATGAGTTCCGTCCTCGAACAGATCCAACAGGAAATCGCCAAGCTCGAAACCAAGACCGTCAAAACCAATGTCGGTAAGATCACGAGCGTTTTCGACGGCGTCGCCAAGCTCGACGGCCTGTCCGGCTGCATGTATAACGAAATGATCGAGTTTCCCGGTGGCGTTTACGGCATCGCACTGAACCTCGAAGAAGACGAAGTCGGCGTCGTTGTCCTCGGTGACTACTCTCACCTGAAGGAAGGCGACGAAGCCAAGGCAACCGGTCGTCTGCTGTCCGTTCCCGTCGGCAAGCCGTTGCTCGGCCGCGTGGTCGACGCCCTTGGCCAAGCCATCGACGGCAAGGGTGCCATCGAGTCCGACACCACTTATCCGGTCGAAAAGATTGCCCCGGGCATCATTCCCCGTAAGTCCGTCGACCAGCCGGTGCAAACCGGTATTATGGCGATTGACGCGATGATTCCGATCGGCCGTGGCCAGCGCGAGCTCATCATTGGTGACCGCGCCACGGGTAAGACCACCATTACGATCGATACGATCATCAACCAGGCCAACATCAACAACCAGCACAAGAAGGAAGACGGAACCTTTGAAGAAGGTTTCCGCCCGATGTATTCCATCTACGTCGCGGTTGGCCAAAAGCAGTCCAATATCGCCCGCACGATCAAGGCCCTGGAAGACTCCGGCGCCATGGAATACTGCACGATCGTTGCTGCTCCGGCTGCTGACAATCCGGCCAACCAATACATTGCTCCGTTCGCTGGTGCCGCCATGGGTGAATACTACATGGAAAATGGCATGGATGCGCTGATCGTTTATGATGACCTTTCCAAGCACGCGGCTTCCTACCGTCAGATCTCTCTGATTCTGAAGCGCCCGGCGGGTCGTGAAGCTTACCCAGGTGACGTTTTCTACCTGCACAGCCGCCTCCTCGAGCGTTCCGCTCGTGTGAACGAAGACAATGGCAACGGCTCGCTCACCGCGCTGCCGATCATTGAAACTCAGGCTGGCGACGTTTCGGCTTACATTCCGACCAACGTGATTTCGATTACCGACGGTCAGGTGTTCCTCGAAACCGACCTCTTCAACCAAGGTATCCGCCCAGCGGTTTCCGTGGGTCTGTCCGTTTCCCGTGTGGGTTCGGCCGCTCAGGTTAAGGCCATGAAGCAGGTTGCCGGTAAGCTGAAGGGTGAGCTCGCCCAGTATCGTGAGCTGGCCGCTTTCGCTCAGTTTGGTTCCGACCTCGACGCGCAAACCAAGTCCATCCTCGAAAAGGGTGACCGCCTCGTGGAGCTCTTCAAGCAGCCGCCGCTCTCGCCCAAGAAGGCTGAAGAGCAGATCGCGCTGATCTGGGCCATGCAGGAAGGTTTCTTCTCGGACATCGAGGTGAAGCGCGTTCGCGACGCTGTTCAGTCCCTGCACGAATTCCTCTCCACTGCCAAGCAGGACGTCCTCGACGCCGTGCGCGGTGGTGGCAAGATCGGCGACGAAGTGGCTGGCAAGCTCAAGTCCGCCGTCGAAGAGTGGAAGCGCAGCTTCAAGTAA
- the atpF gene encoding F0F1 ATP synthase subunit B, translating into MLSSLLTIAAASPEATDGGTVEQLASYFHVEPALLIAQGLNFIIVAIVIWKAAFKPVMTTMEERQRKIQDGLQYAEEMKAALANAEKDSAEKIREASEEAAKIVHEARDNAHKFEEAQKAEAVKSAEGIIAKAHAASEQERKQMLADVRKEVAELVVATSAKVLDRDLTSDEKGRFSESAAKELYAN; encoded by the coding sequence ATGTTAAGCAGCTTGTTAACGATCGCCGCCGCTTCGCCAGAGGCAACCGACGGTGGCACCGTCGAGCAGTTGGCCAGTTACTTTCACGTCGAGCCGGCGCTGTTGATCGCCCAAGGCCTGAATTTCATTATCGTGGCCATCGTCATCTGGAAGGCCGCCTTCAAGCCGGTCATGACCACCATGGAGGAGCGCCAGCGCAAAATCCAGGACGGTCTCCAATACGCCGAAGAAATGAAGGCCGCTCTCGCCAACGCCGAGAAGGACAGCGCTGAGAAGATCCGCGAAGCTTCCGAGGAAGCCGCCAAGATCGTCCACGAAGCCCGCGACAACGCCCACAAATTTGAAGAGGCCCAAAAGGCCGAGGCCGTCAAGTCCGCCGAAGGCATCATTGCCAAGGCACACGCCGCCTCCGAGCAGGAGCGCAAGCAGATGCTGGCCGACGTCCGCAAGGAAGTTGCCGAGCTGGTTGTCGCCACCTCCGCCAAGGTCCTCGACCGCGACCTGACCTCCGACGAGAAGGGCCGCTTCAGCGAATCCGCCGCCAAGGAACTTTACGCCAACTAA
- a CDS encoding HPr family phosphocarrier protein: MAREFTVQNKMGIHARPAAMIVRVANKFNDVDVWVDKDDESVNGRSIMGLMMLAAGQGSKLKFVASGPGAEELLAELGELFERKFEEA, from the coding sequence ATGGCTCGTGAATTCACGGTTCAAAACAAGATGGGTATCCATGCCCGTCCCGCCGCCATGATTGTACGCGTGGCCAACAAATTCAACGACGTCGACGTCTGGGTGGACAAGGATGACGAATCCGTCAATGGCCGCAGCATTATGGGCCTCATGATGCTGGCCGCCGGTCAGGGCTCCAAGCTCAAGTTTGTCGCCTCCGGCCCCGGTGCCGAGGAACTTCTCGCCGAATTGGGCGAACTCTTCGAGCGCAAGTTCGAGGAAGCCTAG
- the atpB gene encoding F0F1 ATP synthase subunit A — protein sequence MAHFRKFLLPTGFLLSAAPLMAAGGGGVSPYAYELFSVFGLPVTNAMITGWVISILLIVGIKLLVGTPKLVPSGGQAVVEGMLTGVLDIMEPIIGKKLIKKVFPLLITLFVFILINNWSGLLPGVGSFGHFVVDAEFPTIEAAEAAQHAGQVIRSKEGQYVLGHFYYYFRPANADLNTTLALAIISFIAWIWYVLRYAGVKVLAYDLFGNKADKKEVPGPIYLALFIVFAGVGLIEVVSILSRLVSLPFRLFGNVFGGENLLTSMHGMIAWVVPVPFFFLEILIGLVQALVFTLLTAVYIGLIVNHGDDDH from the coding sequence ATGGCTCATTTCCGCAAGTTTCTCCTTCCAACTGGTTTCCTCCTCAGCGCCGCGCCTTTGATGGCTGCGGGCGGTGGTGGCGTCAGCCCGTATGCCTACGAACTGTTCTCGGTGTTCGGCCTGCCCGTCACCAACGCGATGATCACCGGTTGGGTAATTTCCATCCTGCTCATCGTTGGCATTAAGCTCCTCGTGGGCACGCCCAAGCTCGTTCCCTCCGGCGGCCAAGCCGTCGTCGAAGGCATGCTCACTGGCGTGCTCGACATCATGGAGCCGATCATCGGCAAAAAGCTGATTAAAAAGGTTTTCCCGCTACTGATTACGCTGTTCGTCTTTATTTTGATTAACAACTGGAGCGGCTTGCTCCCGGGTGTGGGCTCGTTCGGTCATTTCGTGGTCGATGCTGAGTTCCCTACTATTGAAGCGGCAGAAGCTGCCCAGCACGCGGGTCAGGTAATCCGTTCCAAGGAAGGCCAGTATGTCCTCGGCCACTTCTATTATTACTTCCGTCCGGCCAATGCCGACCTGAACACCACGCTCGCGCTGGCGATCATTTCGTTCATCGCGTGGATCTGGTATGTGCTCCGTTATGCGGGCGTCAAGGTGCTGGCCTACGACCTCTTTGGTAACAAGGCCGACAAAAAGGAAGTCCCCGGGCCGATCTATTTGGCGCTCTTTATTGTCTTTGCCGGCGTTGGCCTGATCGAAGTTGTTTCGATTCTGTCCCGCCTGGTCTCCCTGCCGTTCCGACTCTTTGGTAACGTCTTCGGTGGCGAAAACCTCCTCACCAGCATGCATGGCATGATCGCGTGGGTGGTGCCGGTGCCGTTCTTCTTCCTCGAAATTTTGATCGGCCTCGTGCAGGCCTTGGTCTTTACCCTCCTGACTGCCGTTTACATCGGCCTGATCGTCAACCACGGCGACGACGACCACTAA
- a CDS encoding type II toxin-antitoxin system VapC family toxin has protein sequence MDTGPLAFLLLPGEMTDLAQRAYAKDPAWSSAPIWRSEFRNIVVRYVREGWVTPKAAQEILRTAEDKMHPRQYNIDDQAVLEIALQTGLSAYQCEYLALAQELNLRLVTTQEELVKAAPQMAVSLADYVEG, from the coding sequence GTGGATACAGGGCCGCTGGCTTTCCTGCTGTTACCGGGCGAGATGACCGATCTCGCGCAGCGGGCCTATGCCAAGGACCCGGCTTGGTCCTCTGCGCCAATTTGGCGCTCGGAGTTTCGCAATATCGTCGTTCGCTACGTGCGCGAAGGCTGGGTGACGCCCAAGGCCGCCCAGGAAATCCTCCGCACCGCCGAAGACAAAATGCACCCGCGCCAATATAACATCGACGATCAGGCAGTGCTGGAGATTGCCCTGCAAACCGGCCTCTCCGCCTATCAGTGCGAATACCTTGCCCTCGCGCAGGAGCTGAATCTACGCTTGGTCACGACGCAGGAAGAATTAGTCAAAGCCGCCCCGCAAATGGCGGTTTCGCTCGCGGATTACGTGGAGGGGTAG
- a CDS encoding F0F1 ATP synthase subunit delta, translating to MAQDKHLKDFAKKLVAMSLDADGQASSERVSAVLEALAQEPPRQYKQLLKQYAKYLEIEVARGTAKVEFAGPMPAGELAKIEQQFTQQYNRKIVATTKENPKLIAGIRVTVGDDVFDASVATRLAQLEQNVT from the coding sequence ATGGCCCAGGACAAACATCTCAAGGACTTCGCCAAGAAGCTCGTCGCCATGTCCCTCGATGCGGATGGCCAGGCGAGCAGCGAACGTGTGTCCGCCGTACTGGAAGCCCTGGCCCAGGAGCCGCCGCGCCAATACAAGCAGCTCCTCAAGCAATACGCCAAATACCTCGAAATTGAAGTCGCCCGAGGCACCGCCAAGGTGGAATTCGCCGGCCCGATGCCAGCCGGTGAGCTGGCCAAGATCGAGCAGCAGTTTACTCAACAATACAACCGCAAGATCGTCGCGACCACGAAGGAAAATCCCAAGTTGATCGCCGGCATCCGCGTTACCGTGGGAGACGATGTCTTCGATGCATCTGTCGCCACCCGCCTCGCTCAACTCGAGCAAAACGTCACCTAG